A single region of the Streptomyces sp. ITFR-16 genome encodes:
- a CDS encoding glycoside hydrolase family 13 protein produces the protein MTHWWRHAAIYQIYVRSFADGDGDGTGDLAGVRSRLPYLRELGVDALWFNPWYASPMADGGYDVADYRAIDPLFGTLDEAERLITEAHGHGLRVLVDLVPNHCSDRHPWFRDALAAGPGSPERARFWFVPGRGESGELPPNDWTSYFGGSAWTRITEADGSAGPWYLHMFAPEQPDLNWEHPEVRAEFEDILRFWLDRGVDGFRIDVAHGLAKKPGLPDVGPDPDLTDLPYQDCDAVHDIYRSWRKILDSYEGDRTFVGEVWLPSAEQTARYLRPDELHSAFNFDFLCCAWDAEALRAVIDSTFAGHAPVGAPATWVLSNHDTIRHVTRYGRADTSFDMGDKRLLDPSDTALGRRRARAAALLTLALPGGVYVYQGDELGLPEVRDLPDALLQDPTFVRSGGTDRGRDGCRIPLPWEAGGPSLGFSPAGADAPWLPQPADWAALSVSAQEGAPDSFLTLYRTALALRRARLTALPEELAWVDAGPDTVCFDRGEAFRCVVNLGGPVPLPRDARVLLASSPLDEPGVLPRDTAVWLER, from the coding sequence GTGACCCACTGGTGGCGGCACGCCGCGATCTACCAGATCTACGTACGCAGCTTCGCGGACGGCGACGGGGACGGCACCGGCGACCTCGCCGGGGTCCGCAGCCGGCTGCCGTATCTGCGGGAACTCGGCGTGGACGCCCTGTGGTTCAACCCCTGGTACGCGTCCCCGATGGCCGACGGCGGCTATGACGTTGCCGACTACCGCGCCATCGACCCGCTCTTCGGCACCCTCGACGAGGCCGAGCGGCTGATCACCGAGGCGCACGGACACGGGCTGCGGGTGCTCGTCGACCTCGTCCCCAACCACTGCTCCGACCGGCACCCCTGGTTCCGGGACGCGCTCGCCGCAGGTCCCGGCTCGCCCGAACGGGCCCGCTTCTGGTTCGTCCCCGGCCGGGGGGAGAGCGGCGAACTGCCGCCCAACGACTGGACCTCGTACTTCGGCGGCAGCGCCTGGACACGGATCACCGAGGCGGACGGCAGCGCGGGCCCCTGGTACCTGCACATGTTCGCGCCCGAGCAGCCCGATCTGAACTGGGAACACCCCGAGGTGCGCGCCGAGTTCGAGGACATCCTGCGGTTCTGGCTGGACCGGGGCGTGGACGGCTTCCGGATCGACGTCGCGCACGGGCTGGCCAAGAAGCCCGGACTGCCCGACGTCGGCCCCGACCCCGACCTCACCGACCTCCCCTACCAGGACTGCGACGCCGTCCACGACATCTACCGCTCCTGGCGCAAGATCCTCGACAGCTACGAGGGCGACCGGACGTTCGTCGGCGAGGTCTGGCTGCCGTCCGCCGAGCAGACGGCCCGCTATCTGCGCCCGGACGAGCTGCACTCCGCGTTCAACTTCGACTTCCTGTGCTGCGCGTGGGACGCGGAGGCGCTGCGGGCCGTCATCGATTCCACGTTCGCCGGGCACGCGCCGGTGGGGGCGCCCGCGACCTGGGTGCTGTCCAACCACGACACGATCCGCCATGTCACGCGGTACGGGCGGGCGGACACCTCGTTCGACATGGGCGACAAGCGGCTGCTCGACCCGAGCGACACCGCACTCGGCCGCCGCCGGGCGCGGGCCGCGGCGCTGCTGACGCTGGCCCTGCCGGGCGGGGTGTACGTGTACCAGGGCGACGAACTCGGGCTGCCGGAGGTGCGGGACCTGCCGGACGCGCTCCTCCAGGACCCCACGTTCGTCCGCTCCGGCGGGACGGACCGGGGCCGTGACGGCTGCCGTATCCCGCTGCCGTGGGAGGCGGGCGGCCCGTCGCTCGGCTTCTCCCCGGCGGGCGCGGACGCGCCGTGGCTGCCGCAGCCGGCGGACTGGGCGGCGCTGAGCGTGTCGGCGCAGGAGGGTGCGCCGGACTCCTTCCTCACGCTCTACCGCACCGCGCTGGCTCTGCGCCGGGCCCGGCTGACCGCGCTCCCGGAGGAGCTGGCCTGGGTGGACGCGGGTCCTGACACGGTGTGCTTCGACCGGGGCGAGGCGTTTCGCTGCGTGGTGAACCTGGGCGGTCCGGTACCGCTTCCGCGGGATGCGCGGGTGCTGCTGGCGAGTTCACCGCTGGACGAGCCGGGGGTGCTGCCGCGCGACACGGCGGTGTGGCTGGAGCGGTAG